In Pseudomonas sp. R76, one genomic interval encodes:
- a CDS encoding LacI family DNA-binding transcriptional regulator, producing the protein MATIKDVAALAGISYTTVSHVVNKTRPVSEPVRIKVEAAIKQLDYVPSAVARSLKAKTTATIGLLVPNSLNPYFAELARGIEDYCERNGYCVILCNSDDNAEKQRSYLRVLLEKRIDGLIVTSVGGDDSGLAAGLSAVRTPMVIVDRALDGIDVDLVRIDHEEGAYLATRHLLELGHRDIACIGGPGHTRVAQMRLAGYHRALREAGVEVAAGRTRESDFTSTGGYAAAVQLLSDNPPSAIFASNDMIGFGVLRAAAERNIRVPGELSVIGFDDIQMGRYVYPALTTVGQSIVQLGETAAELLLRRIATPQLPIDQRIVTPSIVLRESTAPFAGVFAQYR; encoded by the coding sequence ATGGCAACGATCAAGGATGTGGCAGCGCTTGCGGGTATTTCCTACACCACCGTGTCCCATGTGGTGAACAAGACGCGGCCGGTCAGTGAACCTGTGCGGATCAAGGTTGAGGCGGCAATCAAACAGCTCGACTACGTGCCGAGTGCGGTAGCGCGTTCGCTCAAGGCCAAGACCACCGCCACCATCGGCCTGCTGGTGCCCAACAGCCTCAACCCGTATTTTGCCGAGTTGGCCCGCGGGATCGAGGATTACTGCGAGCGAAATGGCTACTGCGTGATTCTCTGCAACTCCGACGATAACGCTGAGAAGCAGCGCAGTTACTTGCGGGTGTTGCTGGAGAAGCGTATCGACGGCTTGATCGTGACCTCAGTCGGTGGCGACGACAGCGGCCTGGCTGCCGGCTTGAGCGCGGTACGCACGCCCATGGTGATTGTCGACCGTGCGTTGGACGGCATCGATGTCGACCTGGTGCGCATCGATCACGAGGAGGGCGCCTACCTGGCGACCCGGCACTTGCTTGAACTCGGTCATCGCGACATCGCCTGTATTGGTGGCCCCGGCCACACTCGCGTGGCGCAAATGCGATTGGCGGGCTACCACCGCGCGCTGCGAGAGGCGGGCGTTGAGGTGGCGGCTGGGCGCACGCGGGAAAGTGACTTCACCAGTACGGGCGGTTATGCCGCAGCGGTGCAACTGCTGTCGGACAACCCGCCCAGCGCGATTTTCGCCAGCAACGACATGATTGGTTTCGGCGTATTGCGTGCCGCGGCCGAGCGCAATATTCGCGTGCCCGGCGAGCTGTCGGTGATTGGCTTCGATGATATTCAAATGGGCCGTTACGTGTACCCGGCGCTGACAACGGTCGGCCAGTCGATCGTGCAGCTGGGCGAGACGGCGGCCGAGCTTTTACTGCGACGAATTGCAACACCCCAATTGCCGATCGATCAACGCATCGTGACGCCGAGTATTGTTTTGCGTGAGTCGACGGCGCCGTTTGCCGGTGTGTTCGCCCAATACCGCTGA
- a CDS encoding I78 family peptidase inhibitor, giving the protein MPWKLASFGTLLAALALAGCSTPGASEPAKDAAVADAGHSRCESKAADFAIGQKASPQLLEQARTRAGAQNARILKPNDMITLEYRSDRLNLNTDDNLVITRVNCG; this is encoded by the coding sequence ATGCCTTGGAAGCTCGCTTCATTCGGTACTTTGTTGGCAGCACTCGCGTTGGCGGGTTGCAGCACCCCAGGTGCCTCTGAGCCAGCCAAAGACGCTGCCGTGGCTGATGCCGGTCATAGTCGCTGTGAGTCAAAAGCCGCCGACTTCGCGATTGGCCAGAAAGCCTCACCTCAATTGCTGGAGCAGGCGCGTACCCGTGCCGGTGCGCAGAACGCGCGGATCCTCAAGCCTAACGACATGATCACCCTGGAATACCGCTCCGACCGCCTGAACCTGAACACCGATGACAACCTGGTGATCACGCGGGTCAACTGCGGCTGA
- a CDS encoding ABC transporter permease, whose amino-acid sequence MKTTTSPGKTGGNFYGLGTYLGLAGALLAMIALFSVLSDHFLSYDTFSTLANQIPDLMVLAVGMTFILIIGGIDLSVGSVLALAASAVSVAILGWGWSVLPAAVLGMGCAALAGTITGSITVAWRIPSFIVSLGVLEMARGVAYQMTGSRTAYIGDSFAWLSNPVAFGISPSFIIALLVIIAAQLVLTRTVFGRYLIGIGTNEEAVRLAGINPKPYKILVFSLMGLLAGVAALFQISRLEAADPNAGSGLELQVIAGVVIGGTSLMGGRGSVISTFFGVLIISVLAAGLAQIGATEPTKRIITGAVIVIAVVLDTYRSQRASRRG is encoded by the coding sequence ATGAAAACCACTACTTCCCCGGGTAAAACCGGCGGTAACTTCTACGGCCTGGGCACCTACTTGGGCCTGGCCGGTGCCTTGCTGGCGATGATTGCGCTGTTCTCGGTGCTGAGCGATCACTTCCTGTCCTATGACACCTTCAGCACCCTGGCCAACCAGATCCCGGACCTGATGGTGCTGGCGGTGGGCATGACCTTTATCCTGATCATCGGCGGCATTGACCTGTCGGTGGGCTCGGTGCTGGCACTGGCCGCGTCGGCCGTCAGTGTGGCGATTCTCGGCTGGGGCTGGAGCGTGCTGCCGGCCGCCGTGCTCGGCATGGGCTGCGCGGCATTGGCCGGCACCATCACCGGTTCGATCACCGTGGCTTGGCGTATCCCGTCGTTTATCGTGTCCCTCGGCGTGCTGGAAATGGCTCGCGGCGTGGCTTACCAAATGACCGGTTCGCGCACCGCCTATATCGGTGACTCGTTTGCCTGGCTGTCGAACCCTGTGGCCTTCGGGATTTCACCCTCGTTCATCATTGCCTTGCTGGTGATCATAGCTGCTCAGTTGGTGTTGACGCGTACGGTGTTTGGTCGCTACCTGATCGGTATCGGCACTAACGAAGAAGCCGTGCGCCTGGCCGGCATCAACCCCAAGCCTTACAAGATCCTGGTGTTCAGCCTGATGGGCTTACTGGCGGGCGTGGCGGCTCTGTTCCAGATCTCGCGCCTGGAAGCAGCGGACCCGAACGCGGGCTCCGGCCTGGAACTGCAGGTGATTGCGGGGGTAGTGATCGGCGGCACCAGCCTGATGGGCGGGCGCGGCTCGGTGATCAGTACCTTCTTCGGTGTGTTGATTATTTCGGTACTGGCCGCAGGCCTGGCGCAGATCGGTGCCACCGAGCCCACCAAGCGCATCATTACCGGTGCCGTAATCGTGATTGCCGTGGTCCTCGACACCTACCGCAGCCAGCGCGCCAGTCGGCGGGGCTAA
- a CDS encoding nucleoside hydrolase — MQRSLPSLKNLFRSVLLLSALTAASAHAAEKIDLIIDTDPGADDVVALLFAMASPQELNIRALTTVAGNVRLDKTSRNARLAREWAGREDIPVYAGSPKPLLRTPIYAENIHGKEGISGVAVHEPKKGLAEGNAVDYLIKTLSTAKPHSITIAMLGPQTNLALALTQAPEITQGIKEVVVMGGAHFNGGNITPVAEFNLFADPAAAEIVLKSGVKLTYLPLDVTHKVLTSDARLKQIADIKNNASKIVGDILNEYVKGDMEHYGIPGGPVHDATVIAYLLKPELFSGREVNVVVDSREGPTFGQTVVDWYDGLKQPKNAFWVENGDAQGFFDLLTERLARLK; from the coding sequence ATGCAACGTAGTCTCCCTTCCCTGAAAAACCTGTTTCGGAGTGTCCTGCTTTTGTCCGCGCTCACCGCAGCCAGCGCCCATGCGGCGGAAAAAATCGACCTGATCATCGACACCGACCCAGGCGCTGATGATGTAGTGGCCTTGCTGTTTGCCATGGCCTCGCCGCAGGAATTGAATATTCGTGCACTGACCACCGTCGCCGGCAATGTGCGCCTCGACAAAACCTCGCGCAACGCGCGCCTGGCCCGCGAGTGGGCAGGGCGCGAAGACATTCCGGTGTATGCCGGCTCGCCGAAGCCGCTGCTGCGCACGCCGATCTACGCTGAGAATATCCACGGTAAGGAAGGTATTTCCGGCGTTGCCGTGCACGAGCCGAAAAAAGGCTTGGCCGAAGGCAACGCCGTTGACTACCTGATCAAGACCCTCAGCACCGCCAAGCCGCATAGCATCACCATCGCCATGCTTGGCCCGCAGACCAACCTGGCACTGGCGCTGACCCAGGCGCCGGAAATCACCCAAGGCATCAAGGAAGTGGTGGTGATGGGCGGTGCGCATTTCAACGGCGGCAACATCACGCCGGTGGCCGAGTTCAACCTGTTCGCCGATCCGGCGGCCGCCGAAATCGTGCTCAAAAGCGGGGTCAAGCTGACCTATCTGCCACTGGACGTAACCCATAAGGTACTGACCAGTGACGCGCGCCTGAAACAGATCGCCGACATCAAGAACAACGCCAGCAAAATCGTTGGCGATATTCTCAACGAGTACGTCAAAGGCGACATGGAGCACTACGGCATTCCAGGCGGCCCGGTCCACGATGCCACGGTTATTGCCTACCTGCTCAAGCCTGAGCTGTTCAGCGGCCGTGAAGTCAACGTGGTAGTCGACAGCCGTGAAGGCCCTACCTTCGGCCAGACCGTCGTCGATTGGTACGACGGCCTGAAACAACCGAAGAACGCCTTTTGGGTTGAAAATGGCGATGCCCAAGGCTTCTTCGATCTGCTGACCGAACGCCTGGCGCGTCTGAAGTAA
- the rbsD gene encoding D-ribose pyranase, with protein sequence MKKTPLLNIALSRVIASLGHGDILVIGDAGLPVPPGVELIDLALTQGIPDFVSTLRIVLSEMQVESHVLAEEILLKQPPALTELNNLTEQAALGERRLVSHEEFKQLSRKARAVVRTGECQPYCNIALVSGVTF encoded by the coding sequence ATGAAAAAGACACCTTTGCTCAATATCGCCCTGTCGCGCGTGATCGCGTCCCTCGGCCATGGCGACATCCTGGTCATCGGCGATGCCGGCCTGCCGGTGCCGCCCGGCGTCGAGTTGATTGACCTGGCGCTGACCCAGGGCATTCCCGATTTCGTCAGCACCCTGCGCATCGTGCTCAGTGAAATGCAGGTGGAAAGCCATGTATTGGCCGAAGAAATCCTGCTCAAACAGCCGCCAGCGCTCACTGAACTCAACAACCTGACCGAACAGGCCGCACTCGGCGAACGACGCCTGGTCAGTCACGAAGAATTCAAACAATTGAGCCGCAAGGCCCGCGCCGTGGTGCGCACGGGTGAATGCCAGCCTTATTGCAATATCGCGCTGGTGTCCGGCGTAACCTTCTAG
- the infC gene encoding translation initiation factor IF-3, translating into MIIKREMRQDKRAAPKAPINENISASEVRLIGADGEQIGIVSIDEALRIAEESKLDLVEISADAIPPVCRVMDYGKSIFEKKKQVAAAKKNQKQIQVKEIKFRPGTEEGDYQVKLRNLVRFLSDGDRAKVSLRFRGREMAHQELGMELLKRVEADLLEYGSVEQHPKMEGRQLIMVIAPKKKK; encoded by the coding sequence ATTATTATTAAGCGTGAAATGAGACAAGATAAACGAGCTGCACCGAAAGCCCCGATCAACGAGAATATCTCGGCAAGCGAGGTTCGGTTAATTGGCGCTGACGGCGAGCAGATTGGCATCGTCTCGATTGATGAAGCGCTTCGTATTGCTGAAGAGTCCAAATTGGACCTGGTGGAAATCTCCGCCGATGCAATCCCACCCGTTTGCCGGGTGATGGACTACGGCAAATCGATCTTCGAGAAGAAGAAACAGGTTGCCGCAGCGAAGAAGAACCAGAAGCAGATTCAAGTAAAAGAAATCAAGTTTCGTCCAGGGACGGAGGAAGGGGATTACCAGGTAAAACTGCGCAACCTGGTACGTTTCCTGAGTGATGGGGACAGGGCCAAGGTATCCTTGCGATTCCGCGGCCGTGAGATGGCCCACCAGGAGCTGGGGATGGAACTCCTCAAGCGGGTTGAAGCTGACCTGCTCGAGTACGGTTCGGTCGAACAGCATCCTAAGATGGAAGGACGCCAGCTGATCATGGTCATCGCCCCGAAAAAGAAGAAGTAA
- the thrS gene encoding threonine--tRNA ligase: MPTITLPDGSQRSFDHSVSVAEVAASIGAGLAKATVAGKVDGKLVDASDLITGDASLQIITPKDQEGLEIIRHSCAHLIGHAVKQLYPTAKMVIGPVIDEGFYYDIAYERPFTPDDLAAIEARMHALIEKDYDVIKKVTPRAEVIDVFTARGEDYKLRLVEDMPDEQAMGLYYHEEYVDMCRGPHVPNTRFLKSFKLTKLSGAYWRGDAKNEQLQRIYGTAWADKKQLAAYIQRIEEAEKRDHRKIGKRLNLFHLQEEAPGMVFWHPNGWTLYQVLEQYMRKVQRDNGYLEIKTPQVVDRSLWEKSGHWANYADNMFTTQSENRDYAIKPMNCPCHVQVFNQGLKSYRELPMRLAEFGACHRNEPSGALHGIMRVRGFTQDDAHIFCTEEQMQAESAAFIKLTMDVYRDFGFTEVEMKLSTRPEKRVGSDELWDRAEAALAAALDSAGLAYDLQPGEGAFYGPKIEFSLKDCLGRVWQCGTLQLDFNLPIRLGAEYVSEDNSRKHPVMLHRAILGSFERFVGILIEHYEGAFPAWLAPTQAVIMNITDKQADFAAEVEKTLNESGFRAKSDLRNEKIGFKIREHTLLKVPYLLVIGDREVEMQTVAVRTREGADLGSMPVAQFAEFLAQAVSRRGRPDSE; the protein is encoded by the coding sequence ATGCCAACTATTACTCTACCCGACGGCAGTCAACGTTCATTCGATCACTCGGTTTCCGTAGCCGAGGTCGCCGCATCCATTGGTGCCGGCCTGGCCAAGGCCACTGTGGCCGGCAAGGTCGACGGCAAGCTGGTTGACGCCAGCGACCTGATCACCGGCGATGCCAGCCTGCAAATCATTACGCCCAAGGATCAAGAGGGGCTGGAGATCATTCGCCACTCTTGCGCGCACTTGATTGGCCATGCGGTCAAGCAACTGTACCCGACGGCGAAAATGGTCATCGGCCCGGTCATCGACGAAGGTTTCTATTACGATATCGCCTACGAGCGTCCTTTCACTCCGGACGACCTGGCTGCTATCGAAGCGCGCATGCACGCGCTGATCGAAAAAGATTACGACGTGATCAAGAAAGTCACGCCGCGCGCCGAAGTGATCGACGTGTTCACTGCCCGTGGCGAAGACTACAAGCTGCGTCTGGTGGAAGACATGCCGGACGAACAGGCCATGGGCCTGTATTACCACGAAGAATACGTCGACATGTGCCGTGGCCCGCACGTGCCGAACACGCGCTTTCTCAAGTCGTTCAAGCTGACCAAGCTGTCCGGTGCCTACTGGCGCGGCGATGCGAAGAACGAACAGCTGCAACGGATCTACGGCACTGCCTGGGCTGACAAGAAGCAGCTGGCAGCCTACATCCAGCGCATCGAAGAAGCCGAAAAGCGCGACCATCGCAAGATCGGCAAGCGCCTGAACCTGTTCCACCTCCAGGAAGAAGCGCCGGGCATGGTGTTCTGGCACCCGAACGGCTGGACCCTGTACCAGGTGCTCGAGCAGTACATGCGCAAGGTTCAACGCGACAACGGCTACCTGGAGATCAAGACTCCACAGGTCGTTGATCGCAGCCTGTGGGAGAAATCCGGGCACTGGGCCAACTACGCCGACAACATGTTCACCACGCAGTCGGAAAACCGCGACTACGCCATCAAGCCGATGAACTGCCCCTGCCACGTGCAGGTGTTCAACCAGGGCCTGAAGAGCTACCGCGAGTTGCCGATGCGCCTGGCCGAGTTCGGTGCCTGCCACCGCAATGAGCCATCGGGTGCGCTGCACGGCATCATGCGTGTGCGCGGCTTCACCCAGGATGACGCCCACATCTTCTGCACCGAAGAGCAGATGCAGGCTGAATCCGCTGCGTTTATCAAGCTGACCATGGACGTTTATCGCGATTTCGGTTTCACCGAAGTCGAAATGAAGCTGTCCACTCGTCCGGAAAAGCGCGTGGGTTCCGATGAGCTGTGGGATCGCGCCGAGGCGGCACTGGCCGCTGCGCTTGACAGTGCGGGCCTTGCGTACGATCTACAGCCGGGTGAGGGCGCCTTCTACGGTCCCAAGATCGAGTTCTCGCTGAAAGATTGCCTTGGTCGCGTCTGGCAGTGTGGTACCCTGCAGCTCGATTTTAACCTGCCGATCCGTTTGGGAGCCGAATACGTCTCCGAAGATAACAGCCGTAAGCACCCGGTTATGCTGCACCGGGCGATCCTCGGCTCGTTCGAACGGTTCGTCGGTATCCTGATCGAGCACTACGAGGGTGCATTCCCTGCGTGGCTGGCTCCGACCCAGGCAGTGATCATGAATATCACTGATAAACAGGCCGATTTTGCCGCTGAAGTTGAAAAAACTCTCAACGAAAGCGGATTTCGTGCCAAGTCCGACTTGAGAAATGAAAAGATCGGCTTTAAAATCCGCGAGCATACTTTGCTCAAGGTTCCCTATCTTTTGGTTATCGGAGATCGGGAAGTCGAGATGCAGACTGTCGCTGTGCGTACTCGTGAAGGTGCTGACCTGGGCTCGATGCCCGTCGCCCAGTTCGCTGAGTTCCTCGCGCAAGCGGTTTCCCGGCGTGGTCGCCCAGATTCGGAGTAA
- a CDS encoding sugar ABC transporter substrate-binding protein, which produces MKLPFAGRLLAVAVLAAASAALPLSSAFADDAAAKPKVGLVMKSLANEFFVTMQDGAKKYQKDHSADFDMITNGIKNETDTSAQIDIVNQMILAKVNAIVIAPADSKALVTVLKKASDAGIKVVNIDNRLDPDVLKSKNLDIPFVGPDNRKGSKLVGDYLAKQLAAGDKVGIIEGVPTTTNAQQRTAGYKDAMDAAGMKIVSTQSGNWEIDQGQKVASAMLSEYPDLKALLAGNDNMALGAVSAVRAAGKAGKVLVVGYDNIEAIKPMLQDGRVLATADQAAAQQAVFGIQNALKLVKGEKVDAKDGVIETPVELVLKK; this is translated from the coding sequence ATGAAGCTGCCATTCGCTGGACGTCTTCTTGCTGTCGCTGTGCTTGCTGCCGCATCCGCTGCTCTACCTCTTTCTTCTGCCTTTGCTGATGACGCCGCCGCCAAACCCAAGGTCGGCCTGGTGATGAAGTCCCTTGCCAACGAATTTTTCGTGACCATGCAGGACGGCGCCAAGAAGTATCAGAAAGACCACTCTGCTGACTTCGACATGATCACCAACGGTATCAAGAACGAAACCGATACCAGCGCGCAGATCGACATCGTCAACCAGATGATCCTCGCCAAAGTAAACGCCATCGTGATCGCCCCTGCCGACTCCAAGGCACTGGTCACTGTGCTGAAAAAGGCCTCCGATGCCGGCATCAAGGTCGTCAACATCGACAACCGCCTTGACCCGGACGTGCTGAAAAGCAAAAACCTCGATATCCCGTTTGTAGGCCCGGACAACCGCAAAGGCTCCAAGCTGGTGGGTGACTACCTGGCCAAGCAACTGGCTGCGGGTGACAAGGTCGGCATCATCGAAGGTGTACCGACCACCACCAACGCCCAGCAGCGCACCGCAGGCTACAAGGATGCGATGGACGCCGCCGGTATGAAAATTGTCTCCACCCAATCGGGTAACTGGGAGATCGACCAGGGCCAGAAAGTCGCCTCCGCCATGTTGAGCGAATACCCGGACCTCAAGGCACTGCTGGCCGGTAACGACAACATGGCGCTGGGTGCTGTATCTGCCGTACGTGCAGCTGGCAAGGCTGGCAAAGTGCTGGTTGTGGGCTACGACAACATCGAAGCCATCAAGCCGATGCTGCAGGACGGCCGCGTGTTGGCGACTGCCGACCAGGCCGCCGCCCAGCAAGCCGTGTTTGGTATCCAGAACGCGCTCAAACTGGTCAAGGGTGAGAAAGTCGATGCCAAAGACGGCGTGATCGAAACCCCGGTCGAACTCGTCCTCAAGAAGTAA
- a CDS encoding sugar ABC transporter ATP-binding protein, whose product MSSSAPNVVLSVSGIGKTYAQPVLSDITLTLNRGEVLALTGENGAGKSTLSKIIGGLVTPTTGNMQFNGQDYRPGSRTQAEELGVRMVMQELNLLPTLTVAENLFLDNLPRNCGWINRKELRKAAIEAMAQVGLDAIDPDTLVGSLGIGHQQMVEIARNLIGDCHVLILDEPTAMLTAREVEMLFEQITRLQARGVAIIYISHRLEELARVAQRIAVLRDGKLVCVEPMANYNSEQLVTLMVGRELGEQIDLGPRTIGGPALTVKGLTRSDKVRDVSFEVRAGEIYGISGLIGAGRTELLRLIFGADLADSGTVALGSPAKVVSIRSPVDAVGHGIALITEDRKGEGLLLTQSISANIALGNMPEISGGGVVNSRDETALAKRQIDAMRIRSSSPAQLVSELSGGNQQKVVIGRWLERDCAVMLFDEPTRGIDVGAKFDIYALLGELTRQGKALVVVSSDLRELMLICDRIGVLSAGRLIETFERDSWTQDELLAAAFAGYQKRDALLNDAALRDTP is encoded by the coding sequence ATGTCATCTTCCGCCCCGAACGTTGTCCTCTCGGTCAGCGGTATCGGCAAGACCTATGCGCAACCGGTTCTGTCCGACATCACCCTGACGCTCAATCGCGGAGAAGTGCTGGCACTGACCGGTGAAAACGGCGCAGGTAAAAGCACCTTGTCGAAAATTATCGGCGGGTTGGTCACGCCGACCACCGGCAACATGCAGTTCAATGGTCAGGATTACCGCCCCGGCAGCCGCACCCAGGCCGAAGAACTGGGCGTGCGCATGGTCATGCAGGAGCTAAACCTGCTGCCGACGCTGACCGTGGCTGAAAACCTGTTCCTGGACAACCTGCCCAGAAACTGCGGATGGATTAACCGCAAGGAACTGCGCAAAGCTGCGATCGAAGCCATGGCCCAAGTCGGCCTGGATGCGATCGACCCGGATACCCTGGTTGGCTCCCTGGGCATCGGCCATCAACAAATGGTCGAAATCGCCCGTAACCTGATCGGCGACTGCCATGTGCTGATCCTCGACGAACCCACGGCCATGCTCACCGCCCGTGAAGTCGAGATGCTCTTTGAACAAATCACCCGCCTGCAGGCTCGGGGCGTGGCGATCATTTATATTTCGCACCGGCTGGAAGAACTGGCCCGTGTTGCCCAGCGCATTGCAGTGCTGCGCGACGGCAAGCTGGTCTGCGTCGAGCCGATGGCCAACTACAACAGTGAGCAACTGGTGACCTTGATGGTCGGTCGCGAACTTGGTGAACAGATCGACCTGGGCCCGCGCACCATCGGCGGCCCGGCCCTGACGGTCAAAGGGCTGACGCGCTCGGACAAGGTCCGCGACGTGTCCTTTGAAGTACGTGCCGGTGAGATCTACGGCATCTCAGGCCTGATCGGCGCCGGTCGCACTGAACTGCTGCGCCTGATCTTCGGCGCGGACCTGGCAGACAGCGGCACCGTCGCCCTGGGCTCGCCAGCCAAGGTCGTGAGCATTCGTTCGCCGGTCGACGCGGTGGGCCACGGCATCGCCCTGATCACCGAGGACCGTAAAGGCGAAGGCCTGCTGCTGACCCAATCGATCAGCGCCAATATTGCCTTGGGCAACATGCCGGAAATTTCCGGTGGTGGCGTGGTAAATAGCCGTGACGAAACCGCGTTGGCCAAGCGCCAGATCGACGCCATGCGCATTCGCAGTTCCAGCCCGGCGCAGTTAGTCTCGGAGCTGTCGGGTGGCAACCAGCAAAAGGTCGTGATCGGCCGTTGGCTGGAGCGCGATTGCGCGGTGATGCTGTTCGATGAGCCGACGCGGGGCATCGACGTCGGCGCCAAGTTCGATATCTATGCCTTGCTCGGCGAATTGACGCGCCAGGGCAAAGCGCTGGTGGTGGTGTCCAGCGACCTGCGAGAGCTGATGCTGATCTGTGACCGCATCGGCGTGCTCTCCGCCGGGCGCCTGATCGAAACCTTCGAGCGCGACAGTTGGACCCAGGACGAATTGCTCGCCGCCGCCTTTGCCGGCTATCAAAAACGTGATGCGCTGCTCAACGACGCAGCGCTTAGGGATACCCCATGA
- a CDS encoding cold-shock protein, producing the protein MSNRQTGTVKWFNDEKGFGFITPQGGGDDLFVHFKAIESDGFKSLKEGQTVSFVAEKGQKGMQAAQVRGE; encoded by the coding sequence ATGTCTAATCGCCAAACCGGCACCGTTAAATGGTTCAACGATGAAAAAGGCTTCGGCTTCATCACTCCTCAAGGTGGCGGTGACGACCTGTTCGTACACTTCAAAGCTATCGAAAGCGACGGTTTCAAAAGCCTGAAAGAAGGCCAAACCGTTTCCTTCGTGGCTGAGAAAGGCCAAAAGGGTATGCAAGCTGCACAGGTTCGCGGCGAGTAA
- the rpmI gene encoding 50S ribosomal protein L35, whose amino-acid sequence MPKMKTKSGAAKRFLKTANGIKHKHAFKSHILTKMSTKRKRQLRGSSLLHPSDVAKVERMLRLR is encoded by the coding sequence ATGCCAAAGATGAAGACTAAAAGTGGTGCTGCTAAGCGGTTTCTGAAAACTGCTAACGGTATCAAGCACAAGCACGCTTTCAAGAGCCACATCCTGACCAAAATGTCGACCAAGCGTAAGCGTCAACTGCGCGGTAGCAGCTTGCTGCATCCGTCTGACGTGGCAAAAGTCGAGCGCATGCTGCGCCTTCGTTAA
- the rbsK gene encoding ribokinase, which produces MPAKVVVIGSLNMDLVTRASRLPRAGETLIGQTFSTVPGGKGANQAVASARLGADVAMIGCVGTDAYGTQLRDALLVEGIDCQAVSTVDGSSGVALIVVDDSSQNAIVIVAGSNGELTPVSLQTVDSVLQAADVIVCQLETPMDTVGHALKRGRELGKTVILNPAPASGPLPVEWFASIDYLIPNESEAHALTGVTVDSIDSAKVAATQLIKAGAGKVIITLGAQGALFADAQGFEHLVAPKVKAVDTTAAGDTFVGGFAAALANGKSEAEAIRFGQVAAALSVTRAGAQPSIPTLHDVQGFVPS; this is translated from the coding sequence ATGCCAGCAAAAGTAGTGGTAATAGGCAGCTTGAACATGGACCTGGTCACCCGCGCCAGTCGCTTGCCGCGCGCCGGTGAAACCCTGATCGGCCAGACGTTCTCGACCGTCCCCGGCGGCAAGGGCGCCAACCAGGCCGTGGCCTCGGCGCGTCTTGGGGCGGATGTGGCGATGATCGGCTGCGTCGGCACCGACGCCTATGGCACCCAACTGCGCGATGCGTTGTTGGTTGAAGGCATTGATTGCCAGGCCGTCAGCACCGTGGACGGTTCCAGCGGCGTGGCGTTGATTGTGGTGGATGACAGCAGCCAGAACGCGATTGTGATCGTGGCCGGCAGCAACGGTGAGCTGACGCCCGTTTCGTTGCAAACGGTTGATTCAGTGTTGCAAGCCGCCGACGTTATCGTCTGCCAGCTGGAAACGCCGATGGACACCGTAGGCCATGCCCTGAAACGCGGTCGCGAGCTGGGCAAGACGGTGATCCTCAACCCGGCGCCCGCCAGCGGCCCATTGCCGGTGGAGTGGTTCGCTTCGATTGATTACCTGATTCCCAACGAAAGTGAAGCCCATGCCTTGACCGGCGTGACAGTCGATTCCATCGACAGCGCCAAGGTCGCCGCGACGCAACTGATCAAGGCGGGCGCCGGCAAAGTCATCATTACCCTTGGCGCTCAGGGCGCCCTGTTTGCCGATGCCCAAGGCTTTGAGCACTTGGTAGCGCCCAAGGTCAAGGCGGTGGACACCACTGCCGCGGGTGACACCTTCGTCGGAGGTTTCGCCGCCGCGCTCGCCAATGGCAAGAGCGAAGCCGAGGCCATCCGCTTTGGCCAGGTAGCCGCTGCGTTGTCAGTGACCCGCGCCGGTGCGCAACCTTCTATTCCTACGCTGCACGACGTTCAAGGTTTTGTGCCCTCATGA